Proteins encoded in a region of the Neodiprion lecontei isolate iyNeoLeco1 chromosome 5, iyNeoLeco1.1, whole genome shotgun sequence genome:
- the LOC107219126 gene encoding uncharacterized protein LOC107219126 isoform X2, translating into MMTLLFQNNNHTNSETREQRIEAFTQTLNNAFQQFQKLWNDYKELLDKSEKAEESSSNSHIPQNEPQVGNSKCCCHAAATKDTDVPKKKTFAVPTEKKTHCDPVSVAINEEQKSNPIPDYVQPFQIFSQDFCTQGLEESFINRTTSPVLKNIENVTPKRSKSPIFGLKKTKSRISSPVVSSPIESEKSVIILNDISNDISLKRNNLCSPKTPSHSGTKANATNAISSNLEELSSASQLCTPKTIKKLGIHTIQNVDTDIIPGTKKKLKQSKLFTKIEQVTDLSICDDVFDSKINEVETNKTCDNVTSTNYLEPNSSSCEDSLIQVSPTQTRSFSKLRQKIYEKNNTAGSLHQRLCTKKVNVKNTKNLEMSEDVNVHNDGEQTDTDLTVFEPKSASTQYISSAFQSKLSENEKLPIMSKFGLETRPDVQEKIQSVTYEHETNDETMFEETPVPSLKSTVFCKGADKMKLSLNKRTSSFVPPKILPSKAKNATASDKEMCELELDILTDNSNALTEKSPPRKKLAANNFDVVPRKLKSSPTYAYKRSPVRKKAERARLNGWDCLQCQEYYKATGLTGKKLQMRKNQCSRHRSTHNEKNSTQKAFQENPDYWNPDFTSSYHSTIWSDN; encoded by the exons ATGATGACTCTTTTGTTCCAAAACAATAATCATACGAACAGTGAAACGAGAGAACAACGTATTGAAGCTTTTACCCAAACTTTGAACAACGCTTTCCAACAGTTTCAAA aACTATGGAATGATTACAAAgaattgttggataaaagtGAGAAAGCCGAAGAGAGCTCATCAAATTCACATATACCTCAAAATGAGCCCCAAGTTGGGAACTC TAAATGCTGCTGCCATGCAGCAGCCACAAAGGACACCGATGttccaaaaaagaaaactttcgCTGTACcaacagagaaaaaaactcACTGTGATCCTGTATCTGTCGCTAtaaatgaagaacaaaaatCAAATCCTATACCAGACTACGTGCAAcctttccaaatattttcacaagaTTTTTGTACTCAAGGCTTAGAGGAAAGTTTTATAAATCGTACTACATCCCCTGTgctcaaaaatattgaaaatgtcACCCCTAAACGATCAAAGAGCCCCATTTtcggtttgaaaaaaacaaaatctcgAATATCATCCCCTGTAGTTAGTTCTCCAATTGAGAGCGAAAAATCTGTGATCATATTGAATGATATCAGCAATGACATAAGTTTAAAACGTAACAATCTGTGCTCTCCAAAGACTCCTTCGCATTCCGGCACAAAAGCCAATGCAACAAATGCTATCTCTTCAAATCTTGAAGAGTTATCGTCAGCCTCACAGTTATGTACACCGAAAACAATTAAGAAATTGGGAATCCATACAATCCAGAATGTAGATACTGATATAATACCTGgcacaaagaaaaaattgaagcaaaGCAAGCTCTTCACCAAGATTGAGCAAGTCACAGACTTAAGTATCTGCGATGACGTCTTTGATtctaaaataaatgaagttgaaacaaataaaacatgTGATAATGTAACAAGTACAAATTACTTAGAGCCGAATAGTAGTTCCTGTGAAGATAGTCTGATACAAGTGAGCCCAACGCAAACAAGAAGCTTTTCAAAACTAcgacaaaaaatttatgaaaaaaataacactgCTGGATCACTGCATCAAAGattatgtacaaaaaaagtgaatgtaaaaaatacaaaaaacttGGAAATGTCTGAAGATGTAAACGTACATAATGATGGTGAACAGACAGATACGGATTTGACGGTATTCGAACCGAAATCAGCTTCAACTCAATATATTTCTTCAGCATTTCAGTCTAAACTAtcagagaatgaaaaattaccgaTTATGAGCAAATTTGGCTTGGAAACAAGACCTGATGTTCAGGAGAAGATTCAATCCGTTACATACGAACATGAAACAAACGACGAAACTATGTTCGAAGAAACTCCAGTTCCATCACTAAAGAGTACTGTCTTTTGTAAAGGTGCCGACAAAATGAAGTTATCTTTAAACAAAAGGACTTCGTCTTTTGTGCCTCCAAAGATACTACCCAGCAAAGCAAAGAATGCAACAGCAAGTGACAAAGAAATGTGTGAATTGGAACTTGATATATTGACAGACAATTCCAATGCCTTAACGGAAAAATCACCACCACGGAAGAAATTGGCTGCAAATAATTTTGATGT AGTACCAAGGAAACTGAAATCGAGTCCCACATACGCTTACAAAAGAAGTCCTGTACGCAAAAAGGCTGAAAGAGCGCGTCTAAATGGGTGGGATTGTCTACAATGTCAAGAG TATTATAAAGCCACTGGACTTACTGGTAAAAAACTACAGATGCGTAAAAATCAATGTTCTCGTCACAGATCTACACACAATGAGAAAAACTCTACTCAAAAAG CGTTTCAGGAAAACCCAG ATTACTGGAATCCAGACTTTACAAGTTCATACCACTCAACAATATGGAGCGACAATTGA
- the LOC107219126 gene encoding uncharacterized protein LOC107219126 isoform X1, protein MMTLLFQNNNHTNSETREQRIEAFTQTLNNAFQQFQKLWNDYKELLDKSEKAEESSSNSHIPQNEPQVGNSKCCCHAAATKDTDVPKKKTFAVPTEKKTHCDPVSVAINEEQKSNPIPDYVQPFQIFSQDFCTQGLEESFINRTTSPVLKNIENVTPKRSKSPIFGLKKTKSRISSPVVSSPIESEKSVIILNDISNDISLKRNNLCSPKTPSHSGTKANATNAISSNLEELSSASQLCTPKTIKKLGIHTIQNVDTDIIPGTKKKLKQSKLFTKIEQVTDLSICDDVFDSKINEVETNKTCDNVTSTNYLEPNSSSCEDSLIQVSPTQTRSFSKLRQKIYEKNNTAGSLHQRLCTKKVNVKNTKNLEMSEDVNVHNDGEQTDTDLTVFEPKSASTQYISSAFQSKLSENEKLPIMSKFGLETRPDVQEKIQSVTYEHETNDETMFEETPVPSLKSTVFCKGADKMKLSLNKRTSSFVPPKILPSKAKNATASDKEMCELELDILTDNSNALTEKSPPRKKLAANNFDVVPRKLKSSPTYAYKRSPVRKKAERARLNGWDCLQCQEYYKATGLTGKKLQMRKNQCSRHRSTHNEKNSTQKGKPRLLESRLYKFIPLNNMERQLNMLCGENSTHLLSQDIFFEYHFLSQVINSCIVLHNG, encoded by the exons ATGATGACTCTTTTGTTCCAAAACAATAATCATACGAACAGTGAAACGAGAGAACAACGTATTGAAGCTTTTACCCAAACTTTGAACAACGCTTTCCAACAGTTTCAAA aACTATGGAATGATTACAAAgaattgttggataaaagtGAGAAAGCCGAAGAGAGCTCATCAAATTCACATATACCTCAAAATGAGCCCCAAGTTGGGAACTC TAAATGCTGCTGCCATGCAGCAGCCACAAAGGACACCGATGttccaaaaaagaaaactttcgCTGTACcaacagagaaaaaaactcACTGTGATCCTGTATCTGTCGCTAtaaatgaagaacaaaaatCAAATCCTATACCAGACTACGTGCAAcctttccaaatattttcacaagaTTTTTGTACTCAAGGCTTAGAGGAAAGTTTTATAAATCGTACTACATCCCCTGTgctcaaaaatattgaaaatgtcACCCCTAAACGATCAAAGAGCCCCATTTtcggtttgaaaaaaacaaaatctcgAATATCATCCCCTGTAGTTAGTTCTCCAATTGAGAGCGAAAAATCTGTGATCATATTGAATGATATCAGCAATGACATAAGTTTAAAACGTAACAATCTGTGCTCTCCAAAGACTCCTTCGCATTCCGGCACAAAAGCCAATGCAACAAATGCTATCTCTTCAAATCTTGAAGAGTTATCGTCAGCCTCACAGTTATGTACACCGAAAACAATTAAGAAATTGGGAATCCATACAATCCAGAATGTAGATACTGATATAATACCTGgcacaaagaaaaaattgaagcaaaGCAAGCTCTTCACCAAGATTGAGCAAGTCACAGACTTAAGTATCTGCGATGACGTCTTTGATtctaaaataaatgaagttgaaacaaataaaacatgTGATAATGTAACAAGTACAAATTACTTAGAGCCGAATAGTAGTTCCTGTGAAGATAGTCTGATACAAGTGAGCCCAACGCAAACAAGAAGCTTTTCAAAACTAcgacaaaaaatttatgaaaaaaataacactgCTGGATCACTGCATCAAAGattatgtacaaaaaaagtgaatgtaaaaaatacaaaaaacttGGAAATGTCTGAAGATGTAAACGTACATAATGATGGTGAACAGACAGATACGGATTTGACGGTATTCGAACCGAAATCAGCTTCAACTCAATATATTTCTTCAGCATTTCAGTCTAAACTAtcagagaatgaaaaattaccgaTTATGAGCAAATTTGGCTTGGAAACAAGACCTGATGTTCAGGAGAAGATTCAATCCGTTACATACGAACATGAAACAAACGACGAAACTATGTTCGAAGAAACTCCAGTTCCATCACTAAAGAGTACTGTCTTTTGTAAAGGTGCCGACAAAATGAAGTTATCTTTAAACAAAAGGACTTCGTCTTTTGTGCCTCCAAAGATACTACCCAGCAAAGCAAAGAATGCAACAGCAAGTGACAAAGAAATGTGTGAATTGGAACTTGATATATTGACAGACAATTCCAATGCCTTAACGGAAAAATCACCACCACGGAAGAAATTGGCTGCAAATAATTTTGATGT AGTACCAAGGAAACTGAAATCGAGTCCCACATACGCTTACAAAAGAAGTCCTGTACGCAAAAAGGCTGAAAGAGCGCGTCTAAATGGGTGGGATTGTCTACAATGTCAAGAG TATTATAAAGCCACTGGACTTACTGGTAAAAAACTACAGATGCGTAAAAATCAATGTTCTCGTCACAGATCTACACACAATGAGAAAAACTCTACTCAAAAAG GAAAACCCAG ATTACTGGAATCCAGACTTTACAAGTTCATACCACTCAACAATATGGAGCGACAATTGAACATGCTGTGCGGTGAAAATTCGACTCACTTATTGTCACaggatatattttttgaatatcattttctttctcaagTAATAAACTCTTGCATTGTATTGCATAATGGTTGA
- the LOC107219126 gene encoding uncharacterized protein LOC107219126 isoform X3 — MMTLLFQNNNHTNSETREQRIEAFTQTLNNAFQQFQKLWNDYKELLDKSEKAEESSSNSHIPQNEPQVGNSKCCCHAAATKDTDVPKKKTFAVPTEKKTHCDPVSVAINEEQKSNPIPDYVQPFQIFSQDFCTQGLEESFINRTTSPVLKNIENVTPKRSKSPIFGLKKTKSRISSPVVSSPIESEKSVIILNDISNDISLKRNNLCSPKTPSHSGTKANATNAISSNLEELSSASQLCTPKTIKKLGIHTIQNVDTDIIPGTKKKLKQSKLFTKIEQVTDLSICDDVFDSKINEVETNKTCDNVTSTNYLEPNSSSCEDSLIQVSPTQTRSFSKLRQKIYEKNNTAGSLHQRLCTKKVNVKNTKNLEMSEDVNVHNDGEQTDTDLTVFEPKSASTQYISSAFQSKLSENEKLPIMSKFGLETRPDVQEKIQSVTYEHETNDETMFEETPVPSLKSTVFCKGADKMKLSLNKRTSSFVPPKILPSKAKNATASDKEMCELELDILTDNSNALTEKSPPRKKLAANNFDVVPRKLKSSPTYAYKRSPVRKKAERARLNGWDCLQCQEYYKATGLTGKKLQMRKNQCSRHRSTHNEKNSTQKDYWNPDFTSSYHSTIWSDN; from the exons ATGATGACTCTTTTGTTCCAAAACAATAATCATACGAACAGTGAAACGAGAGAACAACGTATTGAAGCTTTTACCCAAACTTTGAACAACGCTTTCCAACAGTTTCAAA aACTATGGAATGATTACAAAgaattgttggataaaagtGAGAAAGCCGAAGAGAGCTCATCAAATTCACATATACCTCAAAATGAGCCCCAAGTTGGGAACTC TAAATGCTGCTGCCATGCAGCAGCCACAAAGGACACCGATGttccaaaaaagaaaactttcgCTGTACcaacagagaaaaaaactcACTGTGATCCTGTATCTGTCGCTAtaaatgaagaacaaaaatCAAATCCTATACCAGACTACGTGCAAcctttccaaatattttcacaagaTTTTTGTACTCAAGGCTTAGAGGAAAGTTTTATAAATCGTACTACATCCCCTGTgctcaaaaatattgaaaatgtcACCCCTAAACGATCAAAGAGCCCCATTTtcggtttgaaaaaaacaaaatctcgAATATCATCCCCTGTAGTTAGTTCTCCAATTGAGAGCGAAAAATCTGTGATCATATTGAATGATATCAGCAATGACATAAGTTTAAAACGTAACAATCTGTGCTCTCCAAAGACTCCTTCGCATTCCGGCACAAAAGCCAATGCAACAAATGCTATCTCTTCAAATCTTGAAGAGTTATCGTCAGCCTCACAGTTATGTACACCGAAAACAATTAAGAAATTGGGAATCCATACAATCCAGAATGTAGATACTGATATAATACCTGgcacaaagaaaaaattgaagcaaaGCAAGCTCTTCACCAAGATTGAGCAAGTCACAGACTTAAGTATCTGCGATGACGTCTTTGATtctaaaataaatgaagttgaaacaaataaaacatgTGATAATGTAACAAGTACAAATTACTTAGAGCCGAATAGTAGTTCCTGTGAAGATAGTCTGATACAAGTGAGCCCAACGCAAACAAGAAGCTTTTCAAAACTAcgacaaaaaatttatgaaaaaaataacactgCTGGATCACTGCATCAAAGattatgtacaaaaaaagtgaatgtaaaaaatacaaaaaacttGGAAATGTCTGAAGATGTAAACGTACATAATGATGGTGAACAGACAGATACGGATTTGACGGTATTCGAACCGAAATCAGCTTCAACTCAATATATTTCTTCAGCATTTCAGTCTAAACTAtcagagaatgaaaaattaccgaTTATGAGCAAATTTGGCTTGGAAACAAGACCTGATGTTCAGGAGAAGATTCAATCCGTTACATACGAACATGAAACAAACGACGAAACTATGTTCGAAGAAACTCCAGTTCCATCACTAAAGAGTACTGTCTTTTGTAAAGGTGCCGACAAAATGAAGTTATCTTTAAACAAAAGGACTTCGTCTTTTGTGCCTCCAAAGATACTACCCAGCAAAGCAAAGAATGCAACAGCAAGTGACAAAGAAATGTGTGAATTGGAACTTGATATATTGACAGACAATTCCAATGCCTTAACGGAAAAATCACCACCACGGAAGAAATTGGCTGCAAATAATTTTGATGT AGTACCAAGGAAACTGAAATCGAGTCCCACATACGCTTACAAAAGAAGTCCTGTACGCAAAAAGGCTGAAAGAGCGCGTCTAAATGGGTGGGATTGTCTACAATGTCAAGAG TATTATAAAGCCACTGGACTTACTGGTAAAAAACTACAGATGCGTAAAAATCAATGTTCTCGTCACAGATCTACACACAATGAGAAAAACTCTACTCAAAAAG ATTACTGGAATCCAGACTTTACAAGTTCATACCACTCAACAATATGGAGCGACAATTGA